Proteins encoded in a region of the Thunnus thynnus chromosome 8, fThuThy2.1, whole genome shotgun sequence genome:
- the fam20b gene encoding glycosaminoglycan xylosylkinase translates to MKLKQRMVVLCAVLLLLGLAKIFLLDGGEGSAASRRDLRAFRKMEAGLSLSRGARLTHTLQSPWEIASQWVGPREVYPEETPELAAVLTALSSARIERADVGYKGTQLKALLVLDGGQKVVFKPKRYNRDYVVEGEPYAGYDRHNAEVAAFHLDRILGFRRAPLVVGRYINLRTEIKPVATDQLLSTFLMQGNNTCFYGKCYYCRESEPACAEGEMMEGSLTLWLPDVWPLQKHRHPWGRTYREGKLARWEYDESYCEAVKKMPPYDAGPRLLDVIDTAIFDYLIGNADRHHYESFQDDGGASMLILLDNAKSFGNAALDERSILAPLYQCCMVRVSTWNRLNLLRGGALSSAMRQALAFDPIHPILAEPHLAALDRRLSGVIATVKQCMEAQGPDNTLIEDRMNLPHP, encoded by the exons ATGAAACTCAAACAGCGCATGGTGGTGCTGTGTGCCGTGCTCCTCCTCCTGGGCCTGGCGAAGATCTTCCTGCTGGATGGAGGTGAAGGGTCTGCAGCCAGCAGACGGGACCTCAGAGCGTTTCGCAAG ATGGAAGCCGGCCTTTCTCTGTCGCGGGGAGCTCGCCTCACCCACACCCTCCAGTCTCCATGGGAGATAGCAAGCCAGTGGGTGGGCCCGAGAGAAGTGTACCCTGAGGAGACCCCAGAGCTGGCTGCTGTGCTCACCGCCCTCAGCTCTGCGAGGATTGAACGGGCAGATGTGGGCTACAAGGGCACGCAGCTCAAAGCCCTGCTGGTGCTGGATGGGGGACAAAAAGTCGTCTTCAAACCCAAGAG ATATAACAGAGACTACGTGGTTGAGGGAGAGCCATATGCAGGCTATGACAGACACAATGCAGAGGTGGCTGCTTTTCACCTAGATAG GATCCTGGGGTTCAGGAGAGCACCTCTAGTAGTGGGAAGATACATCAACCTGCGCACAGAGATCAAACCTGTGGCCACAGACCAGCTGCTGAGCACATTCCTCATGCAGG GTAATAATACATGCTTCTATGGAAAGTGTTATTACTGTCGGGAGAGCGAGCCAGCGTGTGCAGAGGGAGAGATGATGGAGGGATCGTTAACCCTGTGGCTACCAGATGTCTGGCCATTGCAGAAACACAGGCACCCCTGGGGACGTACATACAGAGAGGGGAAACTAGCCAG gtgGGAGTACGATGAAAGCTACTGTGAGGCGGTGAAGAAAATGCCTCCATATGACGCAGGACCGAGGCTGCTTGATGTCATTGATACGGCCATATTTGATTATCTTATCGGAAACGCTGATCGTCATCACTACGAGAGTTTCCAGGATGATGGTGGTGCCAGCATGCTAATCCTATTAGACAATGCAAAGAG cTTTGGAAATGCAGCTCTGGATGAACGAAGTATCCTCGCGCCACTCTATCAGTGCTGCAT GGTTCGTGTGTCCACGTGGAACAGGTTAAACCTGCTGAGAGGTGGAGCTCTGAGTTCAGCTATGCGACAGGCTCTGGCATTTGACCCTATTCACCCCATCCTGGCTGAGCCACACCTCGCAGCCCTGGACAGGCGTCTGTCTGGCGTCATAGCAACTGTCAAACAGTGCATGGAGGCGCAGGGCCCTGACAACACTCTAATAGAGGACCGAATGAACCTTCCCCATCCCTAG